Genomic window (Salvelinus alpinus chromosome 26, SLU_Salpinus.1, whole genome shotgun sequence):
acatctattggccctggtcaaacgtagtgcaccgtaaagggaatagggtgccatttggaatttaAACAATCTGTTTCCTGGCCAATGGAAAATGTAAAACCAAGCACTTGATTAGGCCTGTCAGAGCTGTTTCAGGATGTTTTACTTGAGGTTGTACCACTTTGTACCGCCAGTTCCCACCATGTGGAACTCTCCATCATTAAGCCAATGTGCATCTCGATCTCCGGCCAAATAGACTAGGGGAGACCGGGGATGGATGTAACTCGGGATAGATGTAACACTCTCGATATCTGCCAATCAGGAACAAGCTCAAATCATGTCTCGTTGTGCACATGCTCAGTTTAGTCCTCAACCCTCATGTGAAGAAACAAAACCCTGTGATCGACTGCACGTTTGATTGACAAAAATACTATTTTGAGATAAGAAAGTAATGTTTTGCGGGGCAAATTTGTTTTTTTGATGGCATCACCTTCTTTGTGATTAGATTCACAAAACGTATGACTATTTCTGAACAAAATGTTCTCAATAAAGACTTTCAATATCTCGTTGCATGTCATGATTGAAACATTATTTCAAACGGTTACATGCAACCCCAAGCCCTGTTACAACTGACCCAGGAGGTGGGGTAACATTTCACCCCAAGCCCTGTTACAACTGACCCAGGAGGTGGGGTAACATTTCACCCCAAGCCATGTTACAACTGACCCAGGAGGTGGGGTAACATTTCACCCCAAGCCCTGTTACAACTGACCCAGGAGGTGAGGTAACATTTCACCCCAAGCCTTGTTACAACTGACCCAGGAGGTGGGGTAACATTTCACCCCAAGCCCTATTACAACTGACCCAGGAGGTGGGGTAACATTTCACCCCAAGCCCTGTTACAACTGACCCAGGAGGTGGGGTAACATTTCACCCCAAGCCCTGTTACAACTGACCCAGGAGGTGGGGTAACATTTCACCCCAAGCCCTGTTACAACTGACCCAGGAGGTGGGGTAACATTTCACCCCAAGCCCTATTACAACTGACCCAGGAGGTGGGGTAACATTTCACCCCAAGCCCTATTACAACTGACCCAGGAGGTGGGGTAACATTTCACCCCAAGCCCTGTTACAACTGACCCAGGAGGTGGGGTAACATTTCACCCCAAGCCCTGTTACAACTGACCCAGGAGGTGGGGTAACATTTCACCCCAAGCCCTGTTACAACTGACCCAGGATGTGGGGTAACATTTCACCCCAAGCCTTGTTACAACTGACCCAGGAGGTGGGGTAAATTGTAACATTTGAGACAAAGTCACACCTTGTCTGTTGGATGTAAAGAGATAATACCTATACCAAGTTATAGCAGACAGAAGAGAAGTTGTTCCAGTCACATTTTGAATGTAGAAGCTCAATCTCTGagaaattgacaaaaaaaatctaaacatttacattttagtcatttagcagacgctcttatccagagcgacttacagtagagtgcatagattttttaattttttttttacatactgagacaaggatatccctaccggccaagagcagacgctcttatccagagcgacttacagtagagtgcatacattttattacatttttacatactgagacaaggatatccctaccggccaagagcagacgctcttatccagagcgacttacagtagagtgcatacattttataacattttttaaaatttatttttatttaaatttatctttttattttaatttttttttacatactgagacaaggataccctaccggccaaaccctccctaccggccaaaccctccctaacccggacgacgctatgccaattgtgcgtcgccccacagatctcccggttgcggccggctgcgacagagcctgggcgcgagcccagcccagcctgggcgcgaacccagagactctggtggcgcagctagcactgcgatgcagtgccctagaccactgcgccacccgggagttcTAAACCATCCCTGGTCTCCCCTACAACAGCACTATTTGTAGTCTAACGTTTtaacatttgtggcacaaatccaatgcaagtcaatggtatctacagtgcatttggaaagtattcagaccccttgactttttcaacattttgttacgttacagccttattgtaataTGTATTAAATacgttttccccctcatcaatctacacacaatacccaataatgacaaagcgaaaacaggtttttagaaatttttgaaaatgtattaaaaataaaaaacctttgctatgagactcgaaattgagctcaggtgcatcctgtttccattgatcatccttgagatgtttctacaagctttatatctggaggaaacctggcaccatccctatggtgaatggtggatgcagcatcatgctgtggggatgtttttcagcggcagggattgggagactagtcaggatcgagggaaagatgaacagagcaatgtacagaaagatccttgatgaaaacctgctccagagcgctcaggacctcagactggggtgaaggttcaccttccaacaggacaacgacagtaagcacacagccaagacaatgcaggagtggcttcgggacaagtctctgaatgtccttgagtggcccagccagagcccggtcttgaactcgatcgaacatctctggagagacctgaaaatagctgtgcagcgacgctccccatccaacctgacagagcttgagaggatctgcagagaaaaatgggagaaactccccaaatacaggtgtgccatgtttgtagcgtcatacccaagaagactcaaggctgtaatcactgtcaaaggtgctacaacaaagtactgagtaaagggtctgaatacttatgtaaatgtgatatttcagttagaattttttatatatttgcaaaaatttataaaaccggtttttgctttgtcattatggtatattgtatgtagattgatgaggggtaaaaaacaatttaatcaattttagaataaggctggaaatttggaaaatgtcaaggggtctgaatattttctgaatgcaccgtATATTAGCATATTAGCatgtccaactcatcctaaagtATCAAAAAATGTATTCACTGATGTTACTTATAGATGATTTGGATATGAAGCACGGAAATGCTaattgacttgcattggatttgtgccacaaatgttaAAAAGTTAACATTTTAAACAGTagccaggtaaacaaaaccaaataATGGGTTGCTGTCATACCTGGACAACAGATGGATTAgagattagggttaagtgcctttctcaaggacacatcgacagatttttcatctTTTCGGCTCGGGTCTTCAAACCAGCATTTTGaattttgggtgaactatcccttcaaTGTCACactcaaaataacatgcaaaaacaGTTTGGTTCATTGCAAATATGCTAACCTTTATGACAGTatacctcccgagtggcgcagaggtctaaggtactgcatctcagtgtaagaggctTCACTGCACTCCCTGGTTCAAAGtcccctggttcaaatccaggctgcatcatatctggctgtgattgggagtcccatagggcggtgaacAATTGGCCTGGGgtaggtcattgtaaataagacttttttcttaaatgacttgcctagtaaaataaaagttcaatttaaaaaaatgatgaATAAAACCGGGATAAAGTACATGGGGGATGTCATCAACAATGTTTTCCATTATGTAACGAGCGGCAATATAGCCTATTCCTACTCCCAAGCTGAGTGACAGGGTCTCTACCTTTTCacaccatcaaatcaaatgtatttgtcacatgcttcgtaaacaacatgtgttgagcagtggtggaaaaactattggcctatgtcatacttgagtaaaagtaaagataccttaaaagaaagtgactcaagtaaaagtgaaagtcacccagtaaaatactacttgagtaaaagtaaagataccttaatagaaaatgactcaagtaagagTGAAAGtcccccagtaaaatactacttgagtaaaagtctaaaagtaattggttttaaatatacttaaatatcaaaagtaaatgtaattgctaaaatatacttaagtatcaaagtaaaagaAAATGTAGAAATCAATTCacatttcttatattaagcaaaccaaacgGCATGATtttcatgtttaaaaaaatatatttacagaTAGGCAGGGGCACACTTAAagactcagacatcatttacaaaggaggcatttgtgtttagtgagtccaccagatcagaggcagtagtgatgaccagggatgttctctgtttagtgagtccaccagatcagaggcagtagtgatgaccagggatgttctctgtttagtgagtcctccagatcagaggcagtagggatgaccagggatgttctctgtttagtgagtcctccagatcagaggcagtagtgatgaccagggatgttctcttgataagtgcgtgaattagaccattttcctgtcctgctaagcattcaaaatgtaacttttgggtgtcaaggaaaatgtacggagtaaaaagtatgtagtgtgtatgtaatgtagtctagtaaaaatagtaaaaatagtaaagtaaagtacagataccccccaaaaaacgacttaagtagtactttaaagtatgtttaagtactttacaccactggtgtagaccaacagtgaaatgcttacttaggggcccttaccaacaatgcagagagaataaaacataaataatataaaaaataataacacaaggaataaatacacaatgagtaacgataacttggctgtcTCTTTATGTACAGGGTACCATCTTTAGTTTGGCCCGAGGGAAAATGCACTCTGCGCCATTCTGGCTAAAGCATCCATCATAGGTAACATTTAGAGTACCATGACCATAATGTAGTCCGCAATGCCTGCGTAATAGTCCACTGTAGGACTAACTCAAGTAAATTGCATCGAGTTGGTTCTAGTTGCAATGACATATTCCCTTGATGTTGGATGTCTTCAAGATATACTTTAGTTCGAATTATTCGGTTAATCACAAATAAATATATCTATCATATGTCTATTGaatgatgtatatatatatactcattATTGTCAAGTCAAGCAGAACTTAACGTCTGTGGTTAACATTTAAAATAATTATAGAGAATCTCTAGAGAACTCTGGCGATGTCAAGCTCATCTATCGATACTTTGTCTCCATCTAGTGTCCCGGCACCGCATGTACCTCTTCTGTTCCCTATTCAGAACTTGGCTTGCGCCGCCGCACGCCAACCGgcgtctccatccctccctcggaATCGAGGAATTTCTAAGTTCTTATCTTGGTTTGCACGTTGCTTGTCGGTGAATATTAACAAACAGCATTGTCTACGAATAAGCCAAAGGACCAACTTGTTTACACGCGActgaaggggagagggggggaggaggtgagTGCTTAGTATATAAAGTACAGAAGGCAGACATGTGGATCCACTGACAGAACAGTGCAAGTGGTATGCTTTTGCGCTCCTTCTTAAAGAGATAACTTGTATCCAAACGTACGCAGTTGCCACTGTGTCGCTTTTTGGAACTTTTTCCTTGACTAAGGAATATTCAATTTTGTGAAAAGGTTATTCTTTCTGGACTAAAGAAATATCAAGATGGATTTAAGAATACTTTTCTCCGTGTTGTCAATTATGTACTCTGGAATTGTACATACAGGTAAGATCTTGCAAAAGAGACTCATGTTTTGTTAGACTAACTCTTGAATAGGCTATACATGTGTGTTTCAGTATTTTTTTCAACATAAACGGTCAAATCAGTGCAAGTATAATAAGATAATATTAGATAATGaacaatataataatataacaataaATATTCATCCTAAATACTCTAATCCCCCGTGAAGTCATATAAGTAACCTCTTTGATTATTCATTGTTGTGATATTGTTATAATATTATATGTATGAACATTATGAAGAAAAGGATTAGGTTGTCAAACTTATAAGCACTGCGTTTTAGGCATTTGACTGTGCAAACCGGTGGCTAGGTTACTGCGGCAAGCCATTGACATTCCAAGTATCCCGTCATAACATTAGATACATATGACAATTTCTGTCAAAGATTCAATATTGGTTATAATTAACATGCCATGATACTTTCTCCTTCACAGTTTCATCTGCCCCTGCGGGAAAAGAAACAGCGGTAGCCACCACAGCCACCCCGGTGCCAGTGCGCCGCATCAGGAACAAGCGATGCTCCTGCGCAACGTTCCTGGACAAGGAGTGTGTTTACTTCTGTCATCTGGACATCATATGGGTCAACACGCCTGAGTACGTCACTTTTCCAACCGATTCTATCGATTCTATTCTATTAATTCTATGTAATGTAACTGGCTGGCTTGGTTACAGTTGGCTAATGATTTCGTTCATGTATTTAGGCGCGTGGTTTCCTACGGACTGGGCAACGCATCTAGAAAGAAGCGGGCAATTAAGGATCCCGAGGTCTCCCAACAGGACCCTCGATGTCAGTGCGTCAGTGAAGATGACCGCACGTGCATAAGCTTCTGTCAGCTGGAAAATCACCTCAGGTATAACACGTTGCAAAACATTAGCACACCACTTTATTTAGTTCTAACTTGTCAGAACCTATTTGCATAATGGCATTAGCCTGCTATTTGGGGGTAATTACGCTTGTTCCATTCCATTACAGCAACGTGGATGTTgcaacattgtagcctgtacacaTTACGATAAATACATCACATTTTGTGTTTGGTAGCATTTATTTCAAATATACGTCTCTATTTATCTTGGTGATCTATTCAGTTCGATTCTCATTTGAGCTGCTGCCAACAAAGCAAATCACCGTAACCTGTGTGAACAAGTTCACACGTCGGCGTGTTATTTTCTCCCTTAAATGTTGCGAAACCATAAGGATTCATGGAAGTCGACTCAATGCTCATGTATTGTACACgttcgctctttctttctttagATACGGGGCAGCAGGAGTGATCCGTCCTGCGCCAGACACCGTGATCCGTCCTGCGTCAGACACCGTGATCCGTCCTGTGCCAGACACTGTGATCCGTCCCGCCCTTATTGAGTATGCTGGGAGGCGGCAGTGCAAACACAAGCTGGCAGCCAAAACGTCTAGGATTAAAAGGTAAGAGAAACCACTCTGCTTAGACTGAAAATAAACAAAGAAACAAACATCTTCTTGGT
Coding sequences:
- the LOC139555265 gene encoding endothelin-1-like, which encodes MDLRILFSVLSIMYSGIVHTVSSAPAGKETAVATTATPVPVRRIRNKRCSCATFLDKECVYFCHLDIIWVNTPERVVSYGLGNASRKKRAIKDPEVSQQDPRCQCVSEDDRTCISFCQLENHLRYGAAGVIRPAPDTVIRPASDTVIRPVPDTVIRPALIEYAGRRQCKHKLAAKTSRIKRVKHRDHKAVGPSALRATVKACLLLEKWMVKQRHKPREGR